In a single window of the Chondrocystis sp. NIES-4102 genome:
- a CDS encoding putative hydrolase, with translation MSQPSLQGAKVILSSCFYNSKKSLPREWIELSYQLFKLPGKKQAIISLRRSNFNLWGLKNQIFEPIVNNLPQITPPTLIFSGKQDRVILVKHAYLGFKLLPHSRLHIFNYCRHWAQVEYELEFNQLTLEFLHTA, from the coding sequence TTGAGTCAACCTAGTCTTCAGGGTGCAAAAGTAATATTAAGTTCTTGTTTTTACAATTCTAAAAAATCATTACCTCGAGAATGGATTGAGCTTAGTTATCAATTGTTTAAACTCCCAGGAAAAAAACAGGCAATTATTTCCCTGCGGAGGAGTAATTTCAACTTATGGGGGCTTAAAAATCAGATATTTGAGCCGATTGTCAATAATTTGCCCCAAATCACTCCACCAACTCTGATTTTCTCGGGTAAACAAGATCGAGTGATTCTAGTTAAGCACGCCTATCTTGGTTTTAAACTTTTACCTCATAGTCGTCTTCATATTTTTAATTATTGTAGACATTGGGCGCAAGTTGAATACGAATTAGAATTTAATCAGCTAACTCTAGAATTCTTGCATACTGCATAA